The Podarcis raffonei isolate rPodRaf1 chromosome 2, rPodRaf1.pri, whole genome shotgun sequence genome window below encodes:
- the AANAT gene encoding serotonin N-acetyltransferase, whose amino-acid sequence MSVISALPFLKPIHLKPPRSSPGRQRRHTLPASEFRCLTPEDAISVFEIEREAFISVSGDCPLHLDEIRHFLNLCPELSLGWFEEGRLVAFIIGSLWDQERLSQDALTLHKPHGSTVHIHVLAVHRTFRQQGKGSILMWRYLQYLCCLPYVRRATLMCEDFLVPFYSKCGFKALGPCEITVGSLTFIEMDYAVRGHAFMRRNSGC is encoded by the exons ATGTCTGTGATCAGCGCCCTGCCGTTTCTCAAGCCCATCCACCTCAAACCTCCGCGGAGCTCCCCTGGGCGCCAACGCAGGCACACTCTGCCCGCCAGCGAGTTCCGGTGCCTCACCCCCGAGGATGCCATCAGTGTGTTCGAAATAGAGAGAGAAG CATTCATTTCGGTGTCGGGAGACTGCCCCCTCCACCTGGATGAGATTCGCCACTTTCTGAACTTGTGTCCGGAGCTGTCGCTCGGCTGGTTTGAAGAAGGCCGGCTTGTTGCTTTCATTATTGGCTCTCTCTGGGATCAGGAACGACTCAGCCAG GATGCTCTGACCCTGCACAAGCCTCATGGATCCACAGTCCATATCCATGTTCTGGCAGTCCACCGTACCTTCCGCCAGCAAGGCAAGGGCTCCATCTTGATGTGGCGCTACCTGCAGTACCTGTGCTGCCTGCCGTACGTGCGTCGAGCCACACTGATGTGTGAGGATTTTCTCGTCCCCTTCTACTCCAAGTGTGGCTTCAAGGCATTGGGCCCCTGTGAGATCACGGTGGGCTCTCTGACCTTCATCGAGATGGACTATGCCGTTCGTGGCCATGCCTTCATGCGCAGAAACAGTGGTTGCTGA